Genomic segment of Arachis stenosperma cultivar V10309 chromosome 4, arast.V10309.gnm1.PFL2, whole genome shotgun sequence:
TTGGAGATtaatcattattattttattttttagggtACAAAGAAAGGGGGTTTGGAACCCAGGGTACAAGGGAAGGGAGAACTCTATCCTAATCATCTACCCCATTTAGGCTAATTCCAGTTGGCTAGCTTGAACATTATTTGATGACTATCCTTGATATTTAATTTCATCTGTAGTTTGAGAATGCTAAATATGCTCCCTTTTAAATATTTCGAATAAGTTTGAAGTATggctattaattttattttttaaatgataaaaaaagtttacatagaataaataaatagttaaGTCTTCTAgctaaatattttaatatttttttttttacaaaatagaTCCCAAACAGAAGATGAAAGTTATTGCCTGCATGATTTTATATTTCGAATCAATAAATGACCTTATGGTTAAGTTGTTGATGATTTGCTATGTTTTGATTATATtgcaattgaaaaaaaaaatggaatgaTAGTTATAGTAGGCAAGTAATAAGAGATATTAGTGTTGATaggattatttattttagtgaTCTAGCATGTATAGAAAATACAAGAATGGATAGATGTGCCTTTCATGCATTGTGTAACATGCTTAAAAGGGTTGGAAGGTTAGAACCAAGTATTAGGAATATGGTTGTGGAAGAAATGGTTGCCATATTTTTACATATTATAGCACATGACGTCAAAATTAGAGTAATAAAGAGACAATTTGTGAGATCTGAAGAAACAATTAGTAGGCGGTTTAATGATGTATTGCTTGCTATTTTGAGATGTCATAATCTCTTATTGAAGAAACCTCAACCATTTAGCTAGGATAGAATGGATGAACGATGGAAATGGTTTAAGATAATTTATTTTGCCAATGTTATTAAATCTCATATGGTTGGTGTTCTTTAGGATTGAGTTAATTGATCTTTGTTTTGGATTTTAGGATTGCCTAGGAGTCTTAGATGGTACTCATATCAAAGTCAATGTTCTTGAGGCTAATAAGCCTAGATATTGAAACAGAAAAGGTGACATAACAACCAATGTGCTTGGAGTGGTTGCTCCCGATATGCAATTTATCTACATACTGGTGGGTTGGGAGGGTTCAGCTGCGAATTCTAGGGTATTGCGAGATGCACTATTTCGTAATGGGTTTAGTGTTCTCCAAGGTATTTTATTGAGACTTTAATATGTTATCAAAGTAACCATTTGATCTTTCATTAATTTTGTTCAATTGTGTATGTCACACTAGGTCATTATTACTTATGTGATGCTGGATACATGAATTATGAAGGATTTTTGGCACATTATAGAGGACAAAAATATCATTTGAGTGAGTTTAATCCACATAATCAACCTAGTACAGCCCAAGAACTTTTTAATATAAAACACTCACAAGTTAGAAATGTCATTGAAAGGGCATTTGGAGTATTGAAAGCAAGATGGAGAATTTTAAGGGAAAGGTCATTTTATCCTATTAAAactcaaggaagaattataactGCATGTTGCCTTTTGCATAATCACATTAGAAGAGTGATGGTTGTGGATCCTATTGATGAGATAGTAGATCAAAATATGCTTGGAGTAGATGGGGGAACGATCCACCATATTGAGATGAGCGATGCTTGGGGTAGATAGAGGGATCAACTTGCACAAGAAATGTGGAACCAATAGAGGAGAAGACATCATACACGATAATTGTGATCATTTTTCTATGTATGAGGTTGTCTATTGTAATATTGATTTCATTTTGTTGATGTGTTTGCGTTCTTGTACAAGAGTTGTGTGTCTGttagtaaattttaactttttgaGACTTCTTTGTAACTTTAATTTGGATAATAGTAAAGCTTTTTAATACACATGTGGTTAGAATCGTTGAGATTTGTTTTATATAAGTTCAATTATGGATTATCAGAcgaattatgaattatgaaatttttgaaaatttagattcgtattttgtgttaattttaattaaacatatttaatattaggggtattttagtaaatttaaaaaatttagagtcaataataatttaattaattttagtaaatttaaaaaaattagaaccaataataattttaattaaagatATTTGATATTAGGAGTACTTTAgtaactttaaaaaaatttagagtcaataataattttactaaatatatttgttattagGGATATTTTAGTAGggatattttagtaaatttaaaaaaaattagaatcaataataattttaattaaagatATTTGATATTAGagatattttagtaaatttaaaaaaatttagagtaaaaaataatttaactaaagatatttgttattagggatattttagtaaatttaaaaaaaatagaatcaataataattttaattaaagatATTTGATATTAGgagtattttagtaaatttaaaaataaaataaaaataatattttattgtatttatatttatttaaaaattagagtctaaaaagtttaattaaaaatattttattttattatatttttattttatatatatatttattaaatttaatcattaatattctaattaaaaattataaggaCATTTTGGACAAAGTATTTACAATtctcaaatatattaaatatgaaTCAAACAAAAACTAAAACATTCCTAGGCATATTATTAATATTtcatagattttatttttacaaacCAAACATAGGAATACTATATACTTGGTAATATTATTCCAAGGAATCATATTCCTAGTAACGATATTCCTAGGCAtgaaaattaatccttgaatcACATACATCCTTAGgttctaaaataattttttttgagaattgaacCAAAGCAATTCAAGTTATGTTTCTTACTAATTCTTTAATTATTGAGTTATAATTGATTTTATGtcaattattttatataaaaataagtgGCCCAACAAATATTTATAATACGCATAAATTTTAAATGCAATTTTTATAAACGCtagtataataaaaaaataaaaaatattttgtgtacataaaaaattagttaccaaatatatataaaaaagaaaatttagcTCAAGTCCTTCCGAATcttcttatttatttaaattccattttgatttttttttctttaacgaatttttttttaataaaggtAGGATTTAGAGAAGTGAAATACATAAAATGGCAGAATGAGATGGTGGTGAGAGCGTGGGAGAGAATGGCAAAATGGCAGTTACATCTTTGAAATTTTGAGTtgttcaagaataaaataacattatttTGCATTGGTAAAGACTTGCaatattttgaatattaaaaAATGTTCCAATTTTAAGATTGAGGGTAAGTAACATAATGATCAAATAGTAGTGATGGTAACCAATTTGAGTTATTCAAGTGATCATCGAGTGATCAGATTATTCATACAATAATTTATGCATACAATAATTTATTGGCTAACAATAGAACTTTAAATAGAATTCAGATCTGCGACGAATTAGTCTTTAGTCTATCAAACTAAAAATACTGTCCACAACCAAAAAGTAGTAGGGATGGTCCAATCATAAATCTTAGGTTAAACTCCATCGTCGTGGATGTAACAAAATTAAGTTGGCACATCAATTTAATATACACTTGACGCAATCCCAATGGCAACAGGGAACTGAATTTTAGTTTTAAGTATTTCAGTATGACACGTAACATTATGCATCAAAATAGTAAATAGATTATTCATCGCATATTTTCTTGTAATCTATACAAGAATGTAAAATATATTCATCCTATCACTTTCTAAACCACCTGAAACTATATACATTATCCACACACACACTTCACAATTTTTggttcatttaaaaaattttaaaaaatataaaaaagaaacgTACACTTTATTTCGTTTCATTTTAGAACTACTAAATACATGACGAATCTCATTTTTAAGATAATAaactatataaataaaaaaatgatctTCATTCATTTCTTTCTCCTAGTAGATCACTCCCCCAATTTTGAAACCAATGATTTTCTCCTTCGGCTTTTATCGGGATGCAAAGATGTGGAAAATTTCCCCACAAAACGTGCCGTTATTAAATGCTGTCACGTTCATGAGAATTTGAACTTGGAAATCTTCTAAGATTCAGATTCTCAAAAATATGAAAACATTTACTAATGAATAATAAACTCACAAAACTTGGTCGCCTGTAGCAAAAAGATTCCAAAAAATGGTTGTGACAAAATAAAGAGCTGCTGTTAAAGTTAAGAAAGCCTGAAATGAACCCAGCCACTGTACAAAATAACCGGTTCCAATTGTGCTTATGATAGCTGCTAAAGTCCCAGCTGAATTTGATATTCCTGtagtaataaattattataagcaaaaagaaaatcttaaaataaaatgaaaaaaaaacgTATTCCCTATAAATATAATACATTATTTGATTAAATAAATCAATTACCATGTAGTATTCCTGCATACTGAGGAGCAATATCCTGACCATATACAAATGTGAAAATTGTGAGGTTCTGGTGTAACCAATGTAACTTGTAATTTGGGTAACATTATGGCAAAAACTTCCATGCAGTTATTTTTATGTGAAGTCGATAGTTGAGAACTGTTAAATGATTTAACAAGTTTCGAGTTTGATTAAATTGTTATCTAACCAAtataactatcaacttcacatgaagacAACTGTACGTGAATCTTCACTTAATGTTATACGAAGAGAGCATTTACGACACATCATGACAATATACTCTCGTTCACTATTATATGGGATTAACACCCAAACCAAATGGAGCTTACACCGCATGGAACGATGGATAAGGACTATGTCAACATCGGGTTAACACAAACATTGCGTACAGATAACATCTCTCTTCTAAGTTTGCATCAAATATGATAAGTGTGCTTTTCTTAAAGGGTATGTTGAAATTTTGAGAGTTGAACTTACTTGTATATTTAGCATAAAGCCGGCCTGGCTGAAAGAACTCAAGCTCAGAGCCGCAGTCATGAGAGTGGCAGCAGTTGTTGGTGAATTGGCATAATATAGGCACAGTAAGGTCACTGCTGGCCCAATGAATCCAATGGTCTGTAAGTTACAAAAAGTATTCATGGTTCAAAGTTCAAACTCGCTAATGGTGCATATTCATGCCCTTAGATAATATAATACTTCAGATATATATTAGTACTAAAAATCAACATGAATGAGGAAATAGTCTTGTCAGTTAATAATATGGATTTGAACCCCCCAACACTTGCTTAAGCAGACGAATGAGTTGACCACTCGACTAACTCAAGTTCGTTCACAATGTACTTTATTGATTTTGGGGTAGATTGATATTTACTTCCACATTATAGAGGCGAACTCACTTTAAAGGTGTCTTATTGGACTTTTCCCCTTCCCTCCAGAATTCCGACTCGCAAATGCACCATTATTGTTTCAAAGTGAacatatatattttcctttcaATTTTTGTTTTCACAGCTAGGTAATAGGCATAGCAATTCAAATGGTCAGAAACACATCCTTTGGCAACGATGGTGCTGATGAAAAAGGTAAATTACCTGCATGACCTTCCTGACAAATGTCGTGGGGTACCCTTTGTTGATTAAGGAGTCTGATATAGAACCAGCAAGATAGCCTGAAATGGCCATTGTTGCCCATGGAACTGCACTAAACCAAGCTGCTTGCTTCAAATTCACATTATATACCTGCAGAAATTATAAATTAGAAAAAGAATCATTATTGAAAGTTCCCTGCTTCATATTGTCTATATAAATTACTTCTGCTCAAGTTCAATCCACTCGAAAAGGGAACTAAgcaaaacgaaaaaaaaagggggggggggtgAGAAAGAAATATTCAATTGCAGTGCTCATGTGGCATTCAAAGTTACTAACTAAACAAGAATGCAACCAAGCACCTGGTTGACTTTGTTATTGTAGACAAATAATGTCAACTTTAGGcagaattaaattaatttgacaTGCTCAGAACATGGCATACTTAGTGCGATGAGTAAACAAGAAGGATATATAGCTACTTAATTCATAAGTAATCTCCATTTGATTATTCAAACAACATAAGAAGCAGAATAAAAAAACTGTTTCATTAATATAACTATGTCAAGATCAAATTGAGAAAGTACTTACGCTTTTGAAATAAACTGGCATCCATGAGAGAAGAACAAAGTAGCCCTGCAAATTAAGCAAAGTTTTAAAACAATAATCACTGTTATTCGAAATCGAGTTCATAATAGCAAGCGAATCTTGATTCATATCATCCAAAGGCAAGTAGAACTCACCCAATTGTTAGTTGCATTGGCAAATATGATAGCCCATGATGGTAATTTCGATAGTAGAAGGCGTAGTGGAGGAAACTGGCTGCTTTTCTTGGGAGAAGCTGCTTTTCCAGCTTGTATCAATCTTAGCTCTGATCTGCTGATGAAATTACTTTCTTGAGGATCATCTGTGACTCGATACGCCCATGTTGTCACCCAGAGCAACCCAAGAGAGGAGAATAAGATAAAAGGACCGGAGATTCCGATAGTGGACAACATAATTGGTGTGAGCAACAAGCCTATAACATTGCCAAGATGAAATCCAGCCATTGAAATTCCAACTGCACTCGCCCTCTCATTACTTGGGAACCAACTAAAATATATATGAAGATAAAGATCAGAATTGATTTTTCAGAGAACTCGCTTTGCATGCATATCCAACAACAATAAGAGAAGCTATGTTTCGTCGATATTCACCATGAGAACAACTAACTCTTGTCCTATTGGATTAGGTAGATTACATGGATTACAAAGTAAATCACCACTTTAATCCTTGAAAAACTGAAATGCTAATAAACAATAAGAGCTAAATAAGCTCATGCTATCTTAAAGATGTAATTCATTTCACAAATTACCCCAAACTCACATAAGAAAATAAGCAATGCCAATGGAAACAAAATCAAGATGACATTTTGGGGGAAATGTGTTAAACTGGGTATATCTTTCATATACCACAAGCTTGTTTAGTTCTTTTATAAGCTAATTGTTTGTGTTTCAATCTTTCAAATTCTGAATTTGTGGTTTATTCTAAATTAGATAATAAAGTAAAACAGTTTTACAAGTACATTCCATTACCTCATGTCAGCAAAAATAACTCTCTTTTACATTGATTGCGTGAATGGTCACCCGAAAACAGATAAAATCCGGCAACTATGTAAAACGTTTTAAACCATAGGTGCATCAAAGTTAAACTCGTTAAGTAATACCTTATCGTCCAAGAACAAGAATGGCATGAAAAACTCTTGAGCACTTCATTTCCCTAGTGTTAAATAAAGGCATAGCTACAATGTCTACATGTTCAATAGAAGTTTTGAGGAATCACCTTGACATGAGAGTGCTCATGGATGGAAGCGCCACTCCTTCAGCTAGGCCGAAGAAGGCGCGAATTGCCAACAAGCTTGTTGTGGAGTGGTTGGCTGCCAAAGGGGTAAGAAGAGTTGCCAGAGACCACAAAAGAACACCCCATGCCAGCACCCTTTTCCCTCCATATCTGTCCACCAAAGCTcctccaaccacagaggagaaTATGTATCCCCACAAGAATGATGACTGGTAATTGCATACATAAGGCATCAATCTTCATGTTAGTGAGTAATTcaccaaaaccaaaaccaaaacaaaaacaTCTTAGGTTGCTTCAAAAGAAATTACTTATGttcaagaaaatattttaattttttttccctaAAGAAGTAGGATctgtatatatattaataataaatatagatGATATGATTCCTTTtcaaatataaaagtattttctTTTGCAGTCCAAGATTACATTTATATGATAGCTCTGTATGCCTGCTTCGTCCTCATGTTCACTAAATCATGATCAGAATTCAGAACCaaaccaaataaataaaaaaaggaagTCAGATTTGACTTTAAAAGTAATCATTTATATtgtacctacaaaataaaatgaaataaatttttgtttaaaaaattttcatcagtatccaagaaatataaattaataataaagatacattatatgatttgatttgattcctttttcaaataaacaaatattttctttttgcaGTCCTAGGATGGCTTTTTGTGCCTGCTTTTTGTCCTCTGATTCAtgaatcatcatcatcaaaatttctttctttttggattCATCTGAGTTGGTGTATATgttataaacataaaatattatttcGGGGAATTATTTTCCAACAAAATATGTACCTGAACAATGCCAAGAAAAGAACTTGACCATCCATATTTTGAAGCAAGAGGAACAACCGCCACAGACATAACAACCCTGTCAGCATTACAAAGACACATAACACATGCCACCAAACTCACCACCTTAAACCTCTCTGGAATCCTAACACCTTCTTCTTTGGCTCTTTTTCCAATGAACATGCCTCCATCTATTCCCTCTGCAGTGCACCTCACATTGGTACTGGTACTCCTCCATTGTTGATGTTCTtgttctttccttttcttgctcTCCAAATTCTCTGTTCTTCTCCATCCTTTCAGTACTAAAGATGGGATTTTGGATTCAAATCCCAACTTGGTCCTTCTAAAACTCAAATGGGGTGCCAAGgaacaagaagaagatgaagaaaaatgGAACCTCCTTGTGGCGGACATAGATGAAGGAGCTAAATTTATGTTAGCAGCCATTCTTGAAGGgaaaatgaaaatagaaaatggtTTCAAAGAGAAGTGTGTTACAGTTTTACAAACTCATTTAATTCGAAAAAATATGTGAAATCATAATGGAAGAAAGAGATTGTTTGTAGGGAACACGGTTGTAATGATTTGCAAAGTATAATAAAAGGGTTAGGTTGGTGGGGAATGAGTATAGTGCATTTGCACAACAACCCCCCAAGAATTGCAagtgaagaaagaaaagaaagaaaaatttatGTTAACAGTTAATActgttttggttttggtttaaTATGGTGTGGGGGTTGGTGAGAAAAAATGAAAGAGGTTGAGATTAATGATT
This window contains:
- the LOC130973230 gene encoding probable anion transporter 3, chloroplastic, with protein sequence MAANINLAPSSMSATRRFHFSSSSSCSLAPHLSFRRTKLGFESKIPSLVLKGWRRTENLESKKRKEQEHQQWRSTSTNVRCTAEGIDGGMFIGKRAKEEGVRIPERFKVVSLVACVMCLCNADRVVMSVAVVPLASKYGWSSSFLGIVQSSFLWGYIFSSVVGGALVDRYGGKRVLAWGVLLWSLATLLTPLAANHSTTSLLAIRAFFGLAEGVALPSMSTLMSSWFPSNERASAVGISMAGFHLGNVIGLLLTPIMLSTIGISGPFILFSSLGLLWVTTWAYRVTDDPQESNFISRSELRLIQAGKAASPKKSSQFPPLRLLLSKLPSWAIIFANATNNWGYFVLLSWMPVYFKSVYNVNLKQAAWFSAVPWATMAISGYLAGSISDSLINKGYPTTFVRKVMQTIGFIGPAVTLLCLYYANSPTTAATLMTAALSLSSFSQAGFMLNIQDIAPQYAGILHGISNSAGTLAAIISTIGTGYFVQWLGSFQAFLTLTAALYFVTTIFWNLFATGDQVL